aaattgtaatttttcctAATCTTTGAAGATGGCTATTTAGTATGCATAGTTTGAAGTCCAAAATCTTTGTATGTCTAAAAGAATATGCGTGTAAGTCGTTATTCTAAAGCTCTTTGTGGAAAGTATATATTCTTGTAGAAATTTGAAACAATAGGATGGAAAAACAATGCACGAAACTCACTCAACCCTAAAGTAAATTGGCTTAATTATTTGGCCGACTGAATATATATAGCAGACAGAGACATCCGAAGACCCAACGGTAGCAGCATGGGGACCCTTCTACGAGACTTTTGCATGTGGTCCCATGCATGTGTATGTATAAACATTtaaacacactcacacacacacatcaaaTGAATAAACCAAACCCTAATTAACTTTGTACCTTCACCAATCTTTGTCACCTTTTTCTTAATATGGACCACACGCTATCTTTTCCATGTCACGAGTCCTTCAAGATTACGCTTATTTTTTCTGCGTGTTATTTATTTCCTTGGATCTTGCGTAAAAATTGACAATTCCATGCCTACATTATTCccccaagaaacaaaaaccCTTTCCCATTGTCTTCTTTTACTCCTCATGTTGCAAATATATGatcaagaaaatgaaatatatatagtAGGACTTTTTGTTTCGATTCCGCGTGGAATGAGAAAATGTTGGAGACTTATGGTGTTAAGTTTGAAATACTGTATCATGCCATAAGTCAAGTATTCAACAATATACTGCAGTAGCCAGTAAAAAGAATTACAGGCTTTAAATTCAAGTGTTTTAGAAAATATAATCACAACATGATAATTTGTCGACCATGTAATTCTATATGTGAAGATCAGTGTGAGTGTAactcattataattatattttcagCAGCTGACAAGGTTTATATATTCATCAAGATGAAAGAAGTATAGATGCATTGAGTGGTTCGAAGTACCTCTCGCAGAAGGACGAATTCGAAACGAATCTTTTATCAAGGAAAGGTTTCACCAGCAGAGAACTATCGGTTGTTTCGTGAAGGGAGAAGATTTGCGGTTACGCTGAGATGGGATGGCCTTACCGGTTGAGCAGTATGGGAGTCATTGACAGTTGAAGTGATCGGAGAAACAGATAACTGCGAAGCCTGTAAATTCACTTGTTTCGGGTCGAATTCTGAATTTGAAGAAGGTAAATGAGATTCGTGTGTACTTGTTCCAGGTTGATACACCAGAATTTGATGAGAACCTGCCGTTGGCATCAGGCTAATATTGTGCAAATCTTCCGTTGCTTGATCCGACGGTTGGGATAGAGTTAAGCTGGAAGGATCCCATCTGAAAACTTGATTATTATATGTATTATTATCAAGAAAAATTGGTAATGAAGAGGGATTTGGCCTAGAAAGAAGGTTGTTTGTAGCAGAAACAACGAGTGCACCCTGGTTTTCGAAGTTGAATTGCCTTTCCTCTTGATTTCTTGGCCAATACCCATCTCTATGATCACTTTTCCCACCTGTTGCATCCTTATATTTCCCCCAGAAAACATCTGATCTAGAATATTTCATTGTATCATCTACGGTGCTGCCACTGATCTTTAAGCCTTCTTTATTAGATTGAGAGCCCCCAAATTCAAGAAAAGCTGGGTTGTGATGAAGATTTTGGCCAAATCTTCCATCTGGGAAACGGAGAGGTGGCAATTCATCAATCTCATGTTTTGCAACATTAAGCAACCAGTCCACCGCCTTGCTTGGTTGATTTAACCCTAACCTGTCCTGAAGATCATACAATTGTATCGCAGTCGGAACCGACAACCGCACTCGCCTGTCGCGCAAGCCTCTCACAGTACAGACTTTGCTGTGTCTATCTTTACCTCCGAAAGCTCGAGAAACCCGGACGATCCGGGGATCCATAAACCTAGAACATGATGACGATGACGTCGAATTCAATGAGGCCATAGAAGTAGTAGTACTTGCGCTGCTGATCTCTTGAAGAATTCTGTTAAAATCTTCTTTTTCCTCCATTACGTCTCCCATCTGATAACTTATAAACTCAGAGGAAATCTATGTGCTTGCTAATTAAATCGATAAGCCTGTAGAGATCTTGAAAAACCCTCCTATTATCCTGCAGAAAACTTCCCAAATCCAGCTCCCAAACTACCTGTCATGCGTATATTGATTACTAAATAAATATCTTTTTCCTTGAAATCTATATATACATAACAGATGTTGAACTGAAAACGATGTGAAATTTAGTACTTAGATAGAAAAAAATGGAATTATATATGGAGCTCTTAAGTGATCAGTAAACAATTTCTTGATTAAGAAATCTGCTTGGAAACTTGTACTTGCAACAGGAAGATAGCATCAAAGAGGATACTTAACTTTTTGTACTAAGCATATATATTTGCAACTATGCACGtatttatctatatatattaaTCAAGCTCTGTGCTTGGAGCAAAGAAGATGCTCGGCCTGAGCCAGACCATTCTCCAATAAAAAGAATAAAAGTATGGTGCAGAGGCAGCCACGCGTACTCTTTGCATGAGATATGAAATGTGTTGGTCAAAATGAGagagattttattatatattttcaaaatattatctATTAGCTTGGCGTTTAATTAAGTCGTTAATCTTTGATTCAACTCTGTCGATGTAATCTAAGTGTATTTAATTAATGGAAAAAGTGTTCTTCCCATATCTATATCCTAGGGAAGTTATACAGatgtaaatttaatttaatcaaagGGACCATCTGTATTTCTGTACGTTTCGTAAAGGTTTCCTCTGTGCTTTATCGACATCTACAAAAGGAAATTAAGTGGCTAAATTTTCTGTCACATGCATATTGCAGGGCCACGCCTACTCAGAGACAAAGGAGTCCGAtgaactatttatttattttttgaaaaatactatATCTCTAATTTGAATTATAAATTGAGttacaaaataatttaaaaattataaaataattccTACATTTTATTTGGAAAAAATCTTTTCAAAaatgtatttaaaataattttgtaatATCAAACACACCTTGTTATAACTTAATGTTTAACTCAATTTGTATATAGTAGCATAACCCTTGTTTTTTGaggcccaattttttttaattttttttaattatatataataatataagttGAACCAACACAAATAAATTACTTCGGAATTTTTTTCCCTACATAgcccaaaacaataaaatttaaaaatagatttaaatattaaagttataatattaaataaaattccttTATTTTATGATGCAATTCTTCCCAACTTATGAATTTAAAAAAGTAGGGTTGGAGTGTGATTAACAAAACACTCCCATAGCCGGACCTCTTATGAGGCTAACCAAGCAGTTGCCTTAATTTCGAGAAAAAcacatcattaaaaaaaaaacaatttgatGAAAGTGACAGTGATAATGTGACACAATGAGATGAAGAGGCTTTTAGAGTTGAATATCTTCTGTTTATAATTGATCAAGCTCGATTTTCTCTTAAAGTTCGATTTGAACAATTTAAACAATATCAAAAGTCTTTTagctttttattgaatttgaacAAGTTAAAGAGTGAGCCTTTAAATAGCTTGATGAATTTTTGTATGGAGCTTCAAAAATTTCTGAGTCATGGTGAACATTCAGACATTAATGGTGATGAGTTGTAATCGGAGTTGATGGTCATGAGatgttatataataaatgaaaaaaGAGCAATTGATATGATGCAGTGTTTGGTGAAACTGCATGGTTTATTTTCAATTACTTATAATGGTTATAAGATTGTTAACCATATCAGTAACAGTTGCATCGGCAAAAAGAAGCTTCTCGAAGTTGAAGTTAATCAAGAATTATCTTCGATCAACAATGTCGCAAGATAGACTAAATGAACTAGCTATGTTGTCGATTGAGAAAGAAATGGTCCAACAATTgggttatacagatttgataaatattttcgtcTCTAAAACAGCTAGACAAGTAGTATTTAtgtagttattttaaatattttttgagttgTTATTGATGTAAAATATTGTTTTtggtatatttatttatttattagtaTATTTACTATTTGaaaattgaattttatatttattactgCAACAAGAGGGCCCATTTTTCAATTTTCGTTTCAGGACTCATTCAACACATGTACGGCTCTGGTCATAGTcttattcatattttattcCACACGTTAGAAAAGTTATTGGGAAAAGAGCAAGCGGTTCGATTAATAGGGAAGGTCATAGCAAACCTAAATCGAGAAGTTACATAATTTTTCTAGGTAATGAATCTTTTGgactttaaatttttatataaaaaaatagattTGACAGTgtgttttctttttaattttacttTGCTCATACATCATTGTTTTGCATTTTTGCCTCATTGAGCTTTGAAACTTTGTAACATAGGCTCATAATagtagtatttttttttttatagtatTTGACAAATGCATATGTTGCCTACAATATGTTCGACGAAAAGGCTCAATTCATTACAAAATAGTTTAGATCTTATAGGCACTGTATGTGGTCATTGAAGAATTTGCTGATTTTTGAACAATGAGCTTTAAAATCTTTGATTGGTGTTGGTTTGAGTTGGTTACTTTTATGTTCATCAACTGATTCTAGGTCTGAAAATGACCCATAAGAAAATTTATTTGACcagtataatcgggaaattttGGCCCTTTTCTTGTCTGTCATTGTAGTTGGTCGAGGTTGATGTTATGCTCACTttgtttataaaattttgttaacTTTCTCGATCACATTAGCAAGTACATCGAAAAGTTTATCAATGTTTATTAGAACTAAACAGAGAGAGAGAATGGAAATCTGAGATTCATTCTTCTATTCCATCGTACTGAGAAAGAGGGAAAAGAATTGTTATATACAAGTCTACCTACTCCTATTTACAGGctgaaaatatgaaatatataaaattaaaactcCCCCTCAAGTTGGTTggtaaatatttttaacagccaACTTGGACAACATTGGAAGTAAGGCAGAAGAAGGCAATGGCTTGGTGAACATGTCCGCAAGTTGTTGTTGCGATCGAATTGGGAGTAGCTTCAGAGTGCCATCACTGAGTTTATGTCGAACAAAATGACACTCAATTTCGATGTGTTTCGTTCTTTCATGGAAGATAGGATTTGATGCGATATGTACTGCTACCAAATTATCACAATATATGGTCGAAGGTTGGGCAGAATCAAAAGAAAGATCTTTTAGAAAAGCTCGTAGCCGAACGAGTTCACTGGCTGTAGAAGCTAAAGCACGGTACTCGGCCTCAGCAGAGGAGCGAGAAACGGTAGCTTGGCGCTTTGCTTTCCATGAGATGAGAGAGTCACCTAAGAAGACACAAAATCCCGTTGTTGATTTACGGGAGTCCATACAAGAACCCCAATCTGCATTAGAAAATGCCTTTAGCTGCAAGGAGGATGCTGAGGAGAAATAAAGTCTTTGACCAGGAGTACCTTTGAGGTATCTCAATAAGTGGTGAACAGCCTGTAGATGGGGCGATCTGGGTGAGACATGAATTGACTCAACTTATGAACTGCATAAGTGATGTAAGGGCGTGACAAAGTGAGATATAGAAGACGACCAACTAGACGACGATATTGTGTTATATCAGGCAGAGGATCACCATCAAAGGAGTTGAGGGGATTCTTAGGCTCCATGGGAACTTGGACAGATTGGCATCCCAAGTAACCAGTATCCTCAAGTAATTGCAGAGTATATTGACGTTGAGAGATGACTAAATCACTCGAAGAACGGGCAATTTCAAGTCCCAGAAAGTATTTCAATGCACCAAGATCCTTTAGTTTAAATTGAGAATTGAGAAATGCCTTCAAAGAGGTGAGAATATCCGGAGAAGGAACCCGCAagaataatgtcatcaacatatactaaTAATGCCACAAATGAAGCACCTGATCCCTTAGTGAACAATGAGTAATCAGATTTGGATTGAACAAACCCAAATGCGATTAAGGCTTGAGAAAATTTGGCATACCATTGGCGCGAGGCTTGCTTAAGCCCATAAATGGATTTATGGAGGCGACAAACGAGTTTGGTTGTATTAAGTCCAGGCTCCCCCTGTCGATGTGATCCCAAGGGTAGATCCATGTAGACTTCTTCAAAAAGATCACCATTAAGAAAAGCATTATTGACGTCGAGTTGAACTAAATTCCAATTCTGACTAGCCGCAACAGCAAGCAACATCTTCACAGTAACAAGTTTTGCCACTGGGGAAAAGGTATCCAAAAAATCAATCACTTCTTGTTGGTTATAGCCCTTAGCTACCAACCGAGCTTTGTAGCGTTCCACGGATCCATCAGCTCTCAGTTTTACCTTATAAACCCATTTCGAACCAATAGAATGTTTACCAGCTGGTAAAGGAACAACTGACCAAGTGTTATTCTGCTCCATGCCCTGCAATTCAAGTCGCATAGCCTCTCGCCATTCTGGATATTTGATGGCTTGATGAAAAAATTGTGGTTCAAAATGAGAGGATATGTTTAAGGCATAAGCTTTGTAAGAATGAGATAAAGAATCATATGATAAGACCTTGGATATAGGGTATCGAATATGATGTGAAACATCAGGAGCTGAGGTCAAATTGGATAAAAGATTGCAGTGATAATCTCGAAGATAAACAGGGTGTCGATGGGGACGAGATGATCTGCGAGGTGTTGGATGTTGAGAGCTAAAAACGGAAGATAGTGGATTAGATGTAGACATAGAAGTTTCTGGACATGGGGGAATAAATGGTTTCTGTAGAACGAAATCCGAAAAACAGTCAGGAATGGACTCCAATTGATGAATTGAATGAAAAGGAAAGACATCTCTGGACACAAATATTTTCTTGGACTCAATGTCGTAGAGTTTGTACCCCTTTACTCCAGGAGGATAACCAAGAAATATACAGGGACGTGCGCGAGGATGAAATTTTGAGCGGTTGTGAACCAAAGTCGATGCAAAAACCAAGCATCCAAATACTTTGAACTGAGCATCCAAATACTTGGGATAACCACTGCTACATCATTTTTATTGCAAAGAAGAAACGTCCAAGTAAACCGAGTACAATCGTCCACCAGTGTAACAAAGTAacgatgacccaaataagatagtAAATGGAAAGGACCCCATATATCACAATGTATCAGATCAAAAGGTTTCTCAGACAAGTGATTATTTGAAGTAAAAGAAAGACGTCTTTGCTTAGCTAAAGGACACACATCACATGGAGCAGCAGTACAATGTTTAGGAAACTGACACTTTAACCGATCCTTCAGTTTCTCGAGCCGCTTGAAAGAAATGTGTCCAAGTCGATGGTGCCATAAGGTTGCAGAGACGTGGTTGATAAAAGTCACGGATGGAGGGATGAGGCTTGAAATATCCAGGACGTATAAGCCTCCAACTTTCTTACCCTTGCCAATCATCTTCTTGGTGCATGTCTCCTGAATTGAGACATGATCTTGGTGAAAGGTAACCGTAAAGTTTGAATCAAGTGTGAGAGCACTTACAGACAGTAAGTTGAATTTAAAATCTGAAATGTAAAGAGCGTTCCTCAGGGTAATATGAGTGCTCAAATGAATGTCACCATATGATTGTACAGAAATGATGGTGTGATTTGGCAATGTTACCGTAGAGCCATCTAGTGGTTTCAGCTCCAGAAATGCCTCGTATGAATGTGACTGGATGCCCCGGAGTCCAGAATCCAGACCTTAGAATGTAGCATATTGGATGCTAAAGGGGCAGAAAGACAAGTACCTGTTATTGTAGATGAAGAGGCCATATCTAGCGTTGATGGTGGGTCGACAGTAGTAGTTAGATGTGTAGAAAACATATTCATCAGTTGTTGGTATTGCTCAGGAGTGAGTGAATGGAAAAAATTTGGAGAAGCTGCAGTGGTGGTATGCAAAGAATGTTGAGCCACTTGATTGACCTTAGTACTGTGAGTTGATGGGATGGGGTCAGGGCGATACTTTGGTGTTGATTTATACCCTGGGGGATAACCATGAATTTTGAAGCATGTGTCGACAGTATGTCCATGGATCTGACAGTGGGTGCAGTATGGCCTTTCTTTATTCCTATACTTCAACTTGTTCAGATCCTCAATGTGATGATTACTCTGTTTGGGATTGTGATTTTTGACAGCAAGAGCCAGATTATTGGGTATGTCAAGTGGGACAACACTAGAAGCACCGATTGTGCGTTGACGTTCTTCTTGAAGAATCAAAGAAAATACCTTATTAATAGGGGGTAAAGGATCCAATAGGAGGATCTGACCCCTGATTTGAGTATAGGTGTCATTGAGACCCAACAGAAATGTCATCACATATTCAGAATGATAGAAATCATGAAGTTCTTTCGTACCCCCACAAGAACATAGACCACATGTGCAAGTCGGACGAAAATTACTTAATTCATCCCATAATGTTTTCAGCTTTGTAAAAAAAATGCTCACTGAATTCTGACCTTGAGTAAGATTAGTCAATTCTCGTCGCTGTGATGAAGGAAGTAGGGACTGAGCGGGTCATCAATGGCGGATCTGGTAGATGAAGAAATTTGAGGATCAATTGAATGCGAAGCCATTGATACGCACGAAAATAAATCTCCACTGGCAAAGCAGAGGCAACCAAATTTGATCAGAGATACTTCCGGTTTGCAGCGGTGAATGATCGGAGATGGAAGTTAGCGGAAAGAattttgctctgataccatattagAAGTAAACAGAGAGAGAGAATGGAAATCTGAGATTCATTCTTCTATTCCATCGTACTGAGAAAGAGGGAAAAGAATTGTTACATACAAGTCTACCTACTCCTATTTACGGGCTGGaaatatgaaatatataaaattaaaaatgttatCAAAAAGTTTCTCCAATCAACCATGTCAAGAAAGACCAGATGCATTTGTTATGTTATCAATTGAGAAGAAATTACTGAACAACATGATAATAGATAGGTAATTAGTATTTTCAACATTGTTagacatttttttattaattattttgggCATTTTGATCTTTTTAGACAAATACGCTGGTAACAAATTCGCaatatttcattattattaattaaaacgAGTGAATCActttaattaataattgtatAAATTGAGGGGTACGCTGAAGCTGAGGGTTTATCTGCAATACTTAGCTTTCTTTGCCAGTCAGTTCAACCATTTAAATCCCTATTATATATCAGCTAAATATACACACGCATATACATCTACGTGTACACATGATGGTGCAtgcgtgtgtgtatatatatatatatatatatatatatatatgagtaggTATGTTGTAAGACGgttttacgaatctttatctgtgagacgggtcaaccctaccgatattcataataaaaagtaatactcttagaataaaaagtaatactttttcgtgggtgatccaaataagagatccgtctcataaaatatgacccgtgagatcgtctcacataagtttttgcatatatatatatatatatatatatagacatatATAAACATGGACCTAAAGTAATCACGCCATCTGAGTTTGATTACCGTGCTCTTTCTTCTTTTTAGCATTTGGTGGAAATAGATTTGGTAATATATGATAAgagacataaaatatttatttatttattaactaTAAAAATTGtatacaaaatttaaattacaAATTCCTTTATTTATTCGGACACCATTTTGAAGTTTTGTCCAGCATAAGAtcattacaaatatatataaaatagctATTCagaatcaaaatttaaaaaattataaatttatacctttatataattttaatctAGATTATAAATTACACTTCTTGTGAATGATATTATAACTTCGTAAATTAACAAAAATCGAAACAAGCTATAAAATAGCTATCCATTattaatttgataaataatGTATGTTAGCTGACTGGTAAATGTATTATAAGTCTATAATCATTATACCTTTAATTAATCGCCCATGTTAACCAATTCAATGGGTTGTGTGTCGCTCGTTTCTCAAGTTCCCTAGCGAAAAAATGGCTTCCCAAACAACACTTCAGCAAAAACGGAGTCAAATACTTCGTATATTTATGGCCGAAGTATATTTTGAAGAAAACGAGCCACACGCGCGGTTCAGAATACGCCACGATCGTATAGGGCTTTTGAACCGTGTGCCTCGTTTTTCTCAAAATATGCTTCGGTACATAACATGTGGAGTGGTGGCTGCATTTTTGCTGAAGTGTTTTTTTTCCGGGAAAGAACGTAGTTCACCAACGTGATTTGGCAATCTTTCTTCTTGAAAGATAGATTGAGTTAAATCCCTGCTCCAACTGATCCTCTTGTCTAACAAATCTTCAAGATTTGCATGCTTAGATCATTGAAGACACCCGAAACACGAAGCAAATATTCATACCAATTCATGCAAGAATCATCCTTATCAAGCCATACATACacatactctgacaaagatgtacgaggtcaagtcgctacacaacatgattttcctaaagagaaggctatatactcttcggatggcggaatcctcatcgatgaccgaccgtatcaacacactaaatacgctatttgcccaactcacttccatggggcatgaaataggggaaaatgaacatgcggagcttctacttcaaagtctatcagattcatatgatcaacttatcatcaacataaccaacaatattcttatgggctttctaagattcgacgatgtcttaactgcggatctcggagaGGAAAGCcgacgcaagaataaggaagataggttggtaacatcgaagcaagcagaggctttaccgatgttaagaggaagatttatggaccgtgactccagtagGAGCCAAAAACggggtagatcaaagtcgagaagtaagaagaaaaatatttactgctttaaatgtggcggtaaagggcacttcaagaaagagtgtatgAGTATCGATAAAAGCTCTCAAgaaaatgtggccagtacttcaggcagtggtgaaatattattcagcgaagcagcaactgttgcagaaggcagacacaaattttgtgacacatggattatggattcaggagtgacatggcacatgacgtctcggagagaatggtttgatcattatgaaccagtctcaggaggatctgtattcatgggaaatgatcatgccttggaaatcgctggagtcggtactatcaaaattaaaatgtttgatggcaccatttgcaccatacaggaggtacgacatgtgaaaggattgacgaaaaatcttttgtcttggggcaattggatgatatcgggtgcaaaacACGTATCGAGAaagggatcatgaaaattgtgaagggtgcgcttgtggttatgaaggcggaaaaggttgatgcaaatctgtatgtacttttggaaTAAACACACAAGAGGCGGAGCTAGCTATTGCATCAATTGGTTAGGAGAAGAATTAAcgatgttatggcatagaaagctcggacatatgtcagaacgagggttgaaaattctctcagaacggaagctgttgccgggacttacaaaagtgtcactacccttttgtgagcattgtgttaCAAGTAAACAACATAGATTAAAGTTtgacacttctactgccaggagcaaaatCATATTGGAgttgattcattcggatgtttggcaagcaccggttgtatccctaggaggagcgagatactttgtctcgttcattgatgatttctctaggagatgttgggtgtatccaatcaaaaagaaatcagatgttttccaagtcttcaaagatttcaaagcacggattgaacttgattcttaaagaaaatcaagtgtttgaggactgacaatggaggagaatataccagtgacgagtttgatgcattttttcaacatgagggcatcaaaagacagttcacgacggcttacacacctcaacaaaatggagtggcggagcggatgaacagaaccttgttggacagaacaagagctatgttgaggactgcgggtCTAGACAAGTCATTTTGAGCGGAAGTAGttaaaaccgcttgttatattatcaatcgttctcatTCAGTgacgattgatctgaagactccgatggagatgtggactggaAAGCCGAcaaattattctcatttgcatacatttggaagtccggtgtacgttctgtacaatgagcaagaaatatcaaagttggattcgaaatccagaaaatgtatcttcttgggttatgctgatggagtaaaggggtttcgcttgtgggatcctactgttcacaagcttgtcatcagcagggatgttatcttcgaggaagataaagtaaagggagacaaaggcacaccaaattcagaaactactatttttcaggtggaaaataagacggacgaaggtcaattttcttgtgaagcagtaccagagcacgaagaacaagaacatgtcgAGTCTgaagtttccaatgtgaggcagtcaactcgtgACAGAAGACCACGAGtttgtctttcagattatgtcactgaaagcaacattgcatattgtctattatcaaaggatggtgagccatcgagtttccacgaggctactcaaagctcggatgtatccttgtggatgatagcaatgcaagaagaattggaggcattagacaagaataaaacttgggatcttgttacacaaCCACGAGGaaggaaagccattggaaacagatgggtctataagatc
The sequence above is a segment of the Primulina tabacum isolate GXHZ01 chromosome 6, ASM2559414v2, whole genome shotgun sequence genome. Coding sequences within it:
- the LOC142549758 gene encoding uncharacterized protein LOC142549758, whose amino-acid sequence is MGDVMEEKEDFNRILQEISSASTTTSMASLNSTSSSSCSRFMDPRIVRVSRAFGGKDRHSKVCTVRGLRDRRVRLSVPTAIQLYDLQDRLGLNQPSKAVDWLLNVAKHEIDELPPLRFPDGRFGQNLHHNPAFLEFGGSQSNKEGLKISGSTVDDTMKYSRSDVFWGKYKDATGGKSDHRDGYWPRNQEERQFNFENQGALVVSATNNLLSRPNPSSLPIFLDNNTYNNQVFRWDPSSLTLSQPSDQATEDLHNISLMPTAGSHQILVYQPGTSTHESHLPSSNSEFDPKQVNLQASQLSVSPITSTVNDSHTAQPVRPSHLSVTANLLPSRNNR
- the LOC142550303 gene encoding uncharacterized protein LOC142550303, with the protein product MTFLLGLNDTYTQIRGQILLLDPLPPINKVFSLILQEERQRTIGASSVVPLDIPNNLALAVKNHNPKQSNHHIEDLNKLKYRNKERPYCTHCQIHGHTVDTCFKIHGYPPGYKSTPKYRPDPIPSTHSTKVNQVAQHSLHTTTAASPNFFHSLTPEQYQQLMNMFSTHLTTTVDPPSTLDMASSSTITGLDSGLRGIQSHSYEAFLELKPLDGSTVTLPNHTIISVQSYGDIHLSTHITLRNALYISDFKFNLLSVSALTLDSNFTVTFHQDHVSIQETCTKKMIGKGKKVGGLYVLDISSLIPPSVTFINHVSATLWHHRLGHISFKRLEKLKDRLKCQFPKHCTAAPCDVCPLAKQRRLSFTSNNHLSEKPFDLIHCDIWGPFHLLSYLGHRYFVTLVDDCTRFTWTFLLCNKNDVAVVIPSIWMLSSKYLDAWFLHRLWFTTAQNFILAHVPVYFLVILLE